Proteins found in one Paenibacillus borealis genomic segment:
- the lpdA gene encoding dihydrolipoyl dehydrogenase — protein sequence MTITCDVAILGGGTGGYVAAIRAAQLGKSVVVIEMDKLGGTCLHRGCIPSKSLLRSAEVFAEIKESESYGIETTGVELVFPKVQLRKEAVVEQLHQGVQYLMRKNKIQILKGKGRIIGPSIFSPRSGSVAVELEDGEMETVVSTNLIIATGSRPRILPGLAPDGKVILSSEEALTLEELPASIIIVGGGVIGVEWASMLADFGVQVTVVEAAGQLLPQEDEEVARELLRLLKKRGVKVLTGTTVDAETCSISEAGITIEARKSEQSQSLSAEKLLVSVGRVANIENIGLENTDIRFDKGVIGVNANMQTGEPHIYAIGDCIGGLQLAHAASHEGIRAVNHLAGETLHPYEAHLVPRCVYTRPEVASVGYTEKEAKALGHETVTGKFPFSAIGKAIVYGMKDGFVKVVADAKSGDILGVQMIGPHVTDLIGEAALAQILDATPWEVGEAIHAHPTLSEIIGEAMLAVDGRAIGF from the coding sequence ATGACAATTACCTGTGACGTGGCGATACTTGGTGGAGGTACCGGTGGTTATGTGGCGGCGATCCGCGCCGCGCAGCTCGGCAAATCCGTCGTCGTCATCGAAATGGACAAGCTGGGCGGAACCTGCCTGCACCGCGGCTGCATTCCCAGCAAATCACTGCTGCGCAGTGCCGAGGTATTTGCTGAAATCAAGGAGAGCGAAAGCTACGGCATAGAGACGACTGGTGTAGAGCTGGTGTTTCCCAAAGTGCAGCTGCGCAAGGAAGCGGTTGTGGAGCAGCTCCATCAGGGCGTACAGTATTTGATGCGCAAGAATAAAATTCAGATTCTGAAAGGCAAAGGCCGGATTATCGGCCCGTCTATTTTCTCTCCGCGAAGCGGTTCCGTTGCCGTGGAGCTGGAGGATGGCGAGATGGAGACTGTAGTCTCTACCAATCTCATCATTGCAACCGGATCACGCCCGCGTATTCTGCCTGGCCTTGCGCCTGACGGTAAGGTGATTCTGAGCAGTGAAGAAGCGTTGACGCTTGAAGAGCTTCCGGCTTCGATTATTATTGTCGGCGGCGGGGTTATCGGCGTGGAATGGGCTTCGATGCTGGCCGATTTCGGTGTGCAGGTAACTGTAGTTGAGGCTGCAGGCCAGCTGCTGCCCCAGGAAGACGAAGAGGTTGCCCGTGAACTGCTGCGTCTGCTGAAGAAACGCGGAGTCAAAGTGTTGACCGGTACTACCGTGGATGCAGAGACCTGTAGCATATCGGAAGCCGGAATTACAATTGAAGCCCGCAAGAGTGAGCAGAGTCAGAGCCTGTCGGCAGAGAAGCTGCTGGTATCCGTTGGACGCGTAGCGAATATCGAGAATATCGGCCTGGAAAATACAGATATCCGCTTCGACAAAGGTGTCATCGGAGTGAATGCCAATATGCAGACAGGAGAGCCGCATATTTATGCCATCGGCGACTGCATCGGCGGACTGCAGCTGGCCCATGCCGCCAGCCATGAAGGCATCCGTGCCGTGAATCACCTGGCGGGCGAAACGCTTCATCCTTATGAAGCCCATCTGGTTCCCCGCTGCGTCTATACGCGGCCGGAAGTGGCAAGTGTCGGTTATACCGAGAAGGAAGCGAAAGCGCTGGGACATGAGACTGTAACCGGCAAGTTCCCGTTCTCGGCGATCGGCAAAGCGATTGTCTACGGAATGAAGGATGGCTTCGTGAAGGTGGTCGCAGATGCGAAGAGCGGGGATATTCTCGGGGTGCAGATGATTGGCCCGCATGTGACGGATCTGATCGGTGAAGCAGCATTGGCACAGATCCTGGATGCAACACCTTGGGAGGTTGGCGAGGCTATTCATGCCCACCCGACACTCTCGGAGATCATCGGGGAAGCTATGCTTGCGGTGGATGGAAGAGCAATCGGATTCTAG
- a CDS encoding DUF2627 domain-containing protein, translated as MKLLISRFIAILILVFPGLLAMKGFLMMKDDIFNYISMHGDDSVTPDFAWLHFGGGLLLFLAGMSFLGGWILTRDRKKNYVGPRFREKQNAQQPPSTEATP; from the coding sequence ATGAAACTGCTTATTTCACGCTTCATTGCCATCCTTATTCTGGTGTTCCCCGGCCTCTTGGCCATGAAGGGCTTCCTGATGATGAAAGATGATATATTCAACTACATCTCCATGCATGGTGACGACTCCGTTACACCGGATTTCGCCTGGCTGCATTTTGGCGGCGGATTGCTGCTATTTCTGGCCGGAATGAGCTTCCTCGGCGGCTGGATTCTGACCCGGGACCGCAAGAAGAACTATGTAGGACCACGCTTCAGAGAGAAGCAGAACGCGCAGCAGCCCCCGTCCACCGAGGCAACTCCCTAA
- a CDS encoding ABC transporter ATP-binding protein, with the protein MFKALIEPFRHPKLEVGLGEGKIFGAMGARKPKAKAKNWSGTLGRIWSYLAERRAKLILVLFMVLLSSGLSLLGPYLISRAVDHYLEGSGGRTWVIFLITLALVYLLNSLISWLQNIWMIEIAQETVYRMRTDLFSHLHRLPISFFNRRQQGEIMSRLTNDIENISSTLNSSAIQIFSSILTLVGTVGVMLWLSPLLTLLTFVVVPLMMLGMRWITKRTGPLFKERQRNMGELNGYIEETLSGQRIIKAFSQEERVITGFRERNTRIMLSGYWAQAISGFIPKLMNGLNNLSFAIVAGVGGLLAIRGLVTVGVIIAFAEYARQFTRPLNDLANQWNTLLSAIAGAERVFEVLDEETEARDEGAAVKLQHVEGAVKFSGVSFSYDGGADTLQDISFEAKPGEMIALVGPTGAGKTTLIGLLSRFYDPSKGSITLDGRELSTITRESLRSHMAFVLQDSFLFKGTIRDNIRYGRLDASDEEVEEAAKLANAHAFIMRLQGGYDRMLSVDGSGISQGQKQLLAIARAILANPSMLVLDEATSSIDTVTEIKIQEGLQALMRGRTSFVIAHRLGTIRAADRILVLQGGRLIQQGSHEELLRQGGLYSELVQGSKGAAAQ; encoded by the coding sequence ATGTTCAAAGCACTCATTGAGCCGTTCCGCCATCCGAAGCTGGAAGTCGGACTGGGGGAAGGGAAGATCTTCGGGGCCATGGGCGCCCGGAAACCGAAGGCCAAGGCCAAGAACTGGTCCGGTACGCTTGGACGCATATGGAGTTATCTTGCGGAGCGCAGGGCTAAGCTGATACTGGTACTGTTTATGGTTCTGCTCAGCTCCGGCCTGTCCCTGCTCGGACCTTACCTGATCAGCCGGGCGGTGGACCATTACCTTGAAGGGAGCGGGGGCAGAACCTGGGTGATTTTTCTGATCACGCTGGCCCTTGTCTACCTGCTTAATTCTCTGATCTCCTGGCTGCAGAATATCTGGATGATCGAGATTGCCCAGGAGACCGTGTACCGGATGCGTACGGATTTGTTCTCTCATCTGCACCGTCTGCCCATTTCCTTCTTCAACCGCAGGCAGCAGGGGGAGATTATGAGCCGGCTTACCAATGATATAGAGAATATCAGCTCGACGCTGAACAGCTCGGCGATTCAGATTTTCTCCAGTATCCTGACGCTGGTGGGTACGGTGGGCGTAATGCTGTGGCTCAGTCCGCTGCTGACCCTGCTGACCTTCGTTGTTGTGCCGCTGATGATGCTGGGCATGCGCTGGATTACCAAGCGGACCGGCCCGCTGTTCAAGGAGCGGCAGCGCAATATGGGGGAGCTGAACGGATATATAGAAGAAACCTTGTCCGGGCAGCGGATTATCAAAGCGTTCTCGCAGGAGGAGCGGGTCATTACCGGCTTCAGGGAGCGCAATACACGGATCATGCTGTCAGGGTATTGGGCCCAGGCGATTTCCGGCTTTATTCCCAAGCTGATGAATGGTTTGAACAACCTGAGCTTTGCAATCGTTGCCGGAGTCGGGGGGCTGCTCGCCATCCGCGGACTCGTAACGGTCGGGGTGATTATCGCTTTTGCCGAATATGCACGCCAATTCACACGCCCGCTGAATGATCTGGCGAATCAGTGGAACACCCTGCTATCGGCAATTGCCGGTGCGGAGCGGGTATTCGAAGTACTAGATGAAGAAACCGAAGCCAGGGATGAGGGGGCAGCGGTAAAGCTGCAGCATGTGGAAGGCGCGGTGAAGTTCTCAGGCGTGTCCTTCTCCTATGATGGAGGCGCGGATACGCTGCAGGATATTTCTTTTGAAGCTAAGCCGGGAGAGATGATTGCGCTGGTTGGACCTACAGGAGCCGGCAAAACCACCCTGATCGGCCTGCTATCCCGCTTCTACGATCCGAGTAAAGGAAGTATTACGCTGGACGGAAGAGAGCTCTCCACGATCACCAGGGAAAGTCTGCGCAGCCATATGGCCTTCGTACTGCAGGATTCCTTCCTGTTCAAAGGTACGATCCGCGACAATATCCGCTACGGCAGACTGGATGCATCCGATGAAGAGGTGGAGGAAGCCGCTAAGCTTGCCAACGCTCACGCCTTCATTATGAGACTGCAAGGGGGCTATGACCGGATGCTGTCCGTAGACGGCAGCGGCATCAGCCAGGGGCAGAAGCAGCTGCTTGCTATTGCCCGGGCAATTCTTGCGAATCCGTCTATGCTGGTGCTGGATGAAGCTACGAGCAGTATCGATACGGTGACCGAGATCAAGATTCAGGAAGGCCTTCAGGCGCTGATGCGGGGCCGGACCAGCTTCGTCATCGCCCACAGACTGGGTACCATCCGGGCTGCTGACCGCATACTGGTGCTGCAAGGTGGCCGACTGATTCAGCAGGGTTCCCATGAGGAGCTGCTGCGGCAGGGCGGTCTCTACAGCGAGCTGGTGCAGGGGAGCAAGGGGGCTGCTGCGCAGTAA